Below is a genomic region from Deinococcus koreensis.
TGCGACTGGCTTTCACGCTGGCGGCGCCGCAGGTGACCTCTCCGTCGGCGGAGCTGGGAGTCACGCTGCCCTGGATGATGCTGGCGCTGTTCGCCAACGCCTGGATCTGGCTAGGCCGTCCGGGACTGCTGCTGAACGTGGGCACGGTGTTCGCCATGTCGCTGTGCGTGCTGGCGTGGTGGCCTGCGGCGCTGCCCTCGCCCGAGCGCCAGCACCTGAGCCTCACGCTGGTTCAGCTGCTGCTGGCGTCGGCGACAGTCGTGACCGGGCAACTGGTCATCGCACGCCGGCACGCCTCGCTGACGCTGGAGACCCGCCGGGCCCGGCGCGACGCGGATCTGGACAGCCTGACCACGCTGCCCAACCGCCGCGCCCTGACCGAACAGCTGAACCTGCGCTCCGCCCGTCCGGGGGGGCTGCTGGCGGTGGCGCTGATCGACGTGGATCACTTCAAGGCCGTCAACGACCAGTACGGCCACGCCCGCGGCGACGACGTCCTGAAATCCGTCGGCCTGAGCCTGCGCGGCCAGCTGGGCAACCGTGGGGTGGTGGGGCGCTACGGCGGTGAGGAATTCCTGTGCCTGCTGGACGTGCGCGACGAGCAGGAGGCGCGGCGGCTGTGCGAGGGCCTGCGCCTGC
It encodes:
- a CDS encoding GGDEF domain-containing protein → MDGGFWQAGGLSAEDSRERLTYYRAVFPGALLALLIPLLIQRAAPYMTPYDSFAVPVMLAVFGVLSALVWLRLSLHLVEPLLLASVNLFLVLRLAFTLAAPQVTSPSAELGVTLPWMMLALFANAWIWLGRPGLLLNVGTVFAMSLCVLAWWPAALPSPERQHLSLTLVQLLLASATVVTGQLVIARRHASLTLETRRARRDADLDSLTTLPNRRALTEQLNLRSARPGGLLAVALIDVDHFKAVNDQYGHARGDDVLKSVGLSLRGQLGNRGVVGRYGGEEFLCLLDVRDEQEARRLCEGLRLRVSAQPLHGVPVTISVGLALCESPVHPLPVLEAADAAMYRAKAQGRNCVQLTVMLRPSPDGTPAQPEGRWRPEGAGSPLN